The Streptomyces sp. NBC_01276 genome contains the following window.
CCTGGGGTAGTCCCGCGCCATCTGCTCGCAGGAGTACCAGTGCGTCGTCGCCCGGCGGCCGTCGAGCAGCCCGGCCTCGGCCAGCAGCAGTCCGCCGGTGCAGACCGACACCAGCCGCTGCGCGCGTCCCCCGTACGCGCGCAGCCAGTCCGTGAGCCGGGGCTCGAAATCGCCCCGGTACCGGCCCCCCGGCACCAGCAGGGTGGTGCCGGGGCCCGGCCGGGCGCCCTCCAGGTCCCCGTCCGGGACCAGGGTCAGCCCGCTGTCGGTCCGGACCGGCGCCCCGCCCGGGGACACCGTCCGGATCGCGTACCCGCCCCGGCCGCCCGGACACCGCGCGGCCCCGGCGAACACCTCGACCGGCCCGGTGACGTCCAGGCTCTGGACGCCGTCGTAGAGGACGACCAGCACGTTTCGCAACGACATGCATCCATGGTGTGATCCGGCTCCGATGGCCGCAATGACGGGGATCCCACCTATCCGGACATCACCCGGCGGCGGCGGGCCCGCCCCGGCGCGCGGATAGGATCGGGGCATCATGACTGCAACCCTCGTCGCCAAGGACCTCACCGCCGCGCACGGTGAGCGCACGCTCTTCGCCGGCCTCGACCTCGTCGTCGCGCCCGGCGATGTCATCGGACTCGTCGGTGTCAACGGCGCCGGGAAGTCGACCCTGCTGCGGATGCTCGCCGGGCTGGACACCCCGGAGACCGGTGAGCTGCGGCTCTCCCCGCCCGGCGCGGCCGTCGGACACCTCCCGCAGGAGCCCGAGCGGCGCCCCGGCGAGTCGGTGCGCGAGTTCCTGGCCCGCCGTACCGGCGTCGCCGCCGCGCAGGCCGCTCTCGACGAGGCGACGCAGGGCCTGGTCGACGGCACCCCGGGCGCGGACGACGCGTACGCGGACACCCTTGACCGCTGGCTGAACCTGGGCGGCGCCGATCTCGACGAGCGGGCCCAGGAGGTCGCGGACGAGCTGGGCCTCGCCGTGAGCCTGGACCTGCCGATGGCCGCCCTGTCCGGTGGCCAGGCGGCCCGCGCCGGGCTGGCCTCGCTGCTCCTGTCCCGCTACGACGTGTTCCTCCTCGACGAGCCCACCAACGACCTGGACCTGGCCGGTCTGGAGCGGCTGGAGCAGTTCGTGAAGGGGCTGCGCGCGGGCACGGTCGTGATCAGCCACGACCGCGAGTTCCTGACCCGGACGGTCACCAAGGTCCTCGAACTCGACCTGGCGCAGCAGCAGATCAACCTCTACGGCGGCGGCTACGAGTCCTACCTGGAGGAGCGGGAACGGGCGCGCGGTCACGCCCGCGAGGAGTTCGAGGAGTACGCGGGCAAGAAGGCCGCCCTGGAGGGCCGGGCCCAGATGCAGCGCAACTGGATGGACAAGGGCGTGCGCAACGCCCGCCGCAAGTCGAGCGACAACGACAAGATCGGCAAGAACCTGCGCGGCGAGTCCAGCGAGAAGCAGGCCGCCAAGGCCCGCCAGACGCAGCGGGCGATCGAGCGCCTGGAGGTCGTCGACGAGCCGCGCAAGGAGTGGGAGCTGCGCATGGA
Protein-coding sequences here:
- a CDS encoding ABC-F family ATP-binding cassette domain-containing protein, with amino-acid sequence MTATLVAKDLTAAHGERTLFAGLDLVVAPGDVIGLVGVNGAGKSTLLRMLAGLDTPETGELRLSPPGAAVGHLPQEPERRPGESVREFLARRTGVAAAQAALDEATQGLVDGTPGADDAYADTLDRWLNLGGADLDERAQEVADELGLAVSLDLPMAALSGGQAARAGLASLLLSRYDVFLLDEPTNDLDLAGLERLEQFVKGLRAGTVVISHDREFLTRTVTKVLELDLAQQQINLYGGGYESYLEERERARGHAREEFEEYAGKKAALEGRAQMQRNWMDKGVRNARRKSSDNDKIGKNLRGESSEKQAAKARQTQRAIERLEVVDEPRKEWELRMEIAAAPRSGSVVATLREAAVKRGDFTFGPASLQIDWADRVAITGANGAGKSTLLAVLLARLAPDSGSATLGSGVLVGEVDQARGLFLGDEPLLEAFCAAVPDTEPAEVRTLLAKFGLKAAHVLRPAATLSPGERTRAALALLQGRGVNLLVLDEPTNHLDLPAIEQLESALESYEGTLLLVTHDRRMLDAVHVTRRLEVADGKVTEL